Within the Nocardioides humi genome, the region GCCGCCACCTGCTCCGGCTCGCCGCCCGCGATCTCACCCACCATCTCGGCGTCGACGACGCCGCGGCGGAGCTGTCCGATCTCGCGGCCGGGACGCTGGACGCCGCGCTCGCCGTCGCCCGCGAGCGGGTGGGCGAGGACGCGGACGCCGTACGCCTGGCGGTGATCGCGATGGGCAAGTGCGGCGGGCACGAGCTCAACTACGTCTCCGACGTCGACGTCGTCTTCGTCCACGAGCCCGCCGACCCCGACGCCGACGACAGCACCGCGGCCGCGGTCGGCAGGATCGCCGCCCGGCTCGCCGCGCAGATGATGCAGGTCTGCGCCGACCACACCGGGGAGGGCACGATCTGGCCGGTGGACGCGGCGCTGCGGCCGGAGGGCAAGGCGGGACCGCTCAGCCGGACCCTGGCCAGCCACCAGAGCTACTACGAGCGCTGGGCGGAGCCGTGGGAGTTCCAGGCCCTGCTCAAGGCCCGCCCGGTCGCCGGCGACCTCGCGCTCGGCCGCGCGTTCGTGACCATGGTCGCGCCGATGGTGTGGTCGGTCGCCGACCGCGAGGGCTTCGTCGACGCGGCCCGCGCGATGCGCCGCCGCGTCCTGGACCACATCCCCGCCAAGGAGGCCGACCGCCAGCTCAAGCTCGGCGCCGGCGGCCTGCGCGACGTCGAGTTCGCCGTGCAGCTGCTGCAGCTGGTGCACGGCCGCGCCGACGAGTCGATCCGCCCGCCCACCACGCTCAGCGCGCTCGCCCGCCTCACCGAGGGCGGGTACGTCGGCCGCGAGGACGGCGAGGCCCTCCACCGCGCCTACGCGTTCCTGCGCCAGCTCGAGCACCGGATCCAGCTCCACCGGCTGCAGCGCACCCACGTCGTCCCCTCCGACGAGGCGTCCTTGAGGCGCCTGGGCCGCAGCCTCGGCTTCCACAAGGAGTCGGAGAAGCGGCTCGAGGAGACCTGGCAGGACCACCGGCGCGAGGTCAGCCGACTGCACCAGAAGATCTTCTACCGCCCGCTGCTCTCCGCCGTCGCGCGGATCGCCTCCGACGAGGTGCGGCTCTCCTCGGAGGCCGCGGGCGCGCGCCTCGCCGCGCTGGGGTACGCCGACCCGCAGGCCGCCCTGCGCAACCTCGAGGCACTGACCGCCGGCGTCAGCCGGACCGCCGCCATCCAGCGCACGCTGCTGCCCGCGATGCTGCAGTGGTTCGCCGAGTGCCCCGACCCCGACGGCGGCCTGTTCGGCTTCCGCCGGATCAGCGAGGCCCTCGGCCGCACCCCGTGGTACCTCTCCACGCTCCGCGACGAGGGCGAGGCCGCCGAGCGGATGGCCCACCTGCTCGCCACCTCCCGGTACTGCACCGACCTGCTCGAGCGCGAGCCCGCGGGCGTGCGCCTCCTCGGCGGCGACCTCCACCCGCTCGGCTCCGCCGCGATGACCGAGGAGATGCTCGCGACCGGCCGCCGCCAGGCGGGCTTCGAGAAGGGCGTGCGCGCGGTGCGCGCCGTACGCCGTCGCGAGCTGCTGCGGATCGCCGCGGGCGACGTCCTCGGCCTGATCGACGTCGCCGACGTCGGCTTCGCGCTCACCCGGCTCACCGACGCCACGCTCGAGGCCACCCTGCAGGGCGCGATCGAGTCCACCTGCCGCGCCCGCGGCCTCGATGCCGCCCCGACCCGGATGGCGATCGTCGCGATGGGCCGGTACGGCGGCTTCGAGCTGTCCTACGGCAGCGACGCCGACGTGCTCTTCGTGCACGAGCCCGTCGAGGGCGCCGAGGCCCACGAGGCCGCGACCTTCGCGCGGATCGTCGCCGAGGAGGTGCGCCGGGTGCTCGCCGTACCCGGTCCCGACCCGGCGCTCGTCGTCGACGCCGACCTGCGTCCCGAGGGCCGGCAGGGGCCGCTGGTCCGCACCCTCGACGCGTACGCCGCCTACTACGCCAAGTGGTCGCACGTCTGGGAGGCCCAGGCCCTCCTGCGCGCCGACGCCGTCGTCGGCGACGCCGACCTGCGCGAGCGGTTCACCGCCCTCATCGACCCGCTGCGCTACCCGGTCGGCGGGCTCACCGAGGACGACGTCATCGAGGTGCGCCGGATCAAGGGCCGCGTCGACAAGGAGCGCCTCCCGCGCGGCGCCGACCCCGCGCTCCACCTCAAGCTCGGCCGCGGGGGACTGGCCGACATCGAGTGGACCGTCCAGCTCCTGCAGCTGCGCCACGGCGCCGAGATCCCCGGCCTGCGCACCACCCAGACCCTCGCCGCCCTCACCGCCGCCGCCGAGGCCGACCTGATCACCCACGACGACGCGCTCACCCTCGGCGCCTCCTGGCGGCTCGCCACCCGGGTCCGCAACGCCGTCCTGCTCGCCCGCGGCCGCGCCGGCGACGAGTTCCCCCGCGCCGTCCTCGAGCGCCGCGCCGTCGCCGGCATCCTCGGCTACCAGCTCACCGAGACCGACCGCCTCCTCGACGACTACCTGCGCGTCACCCGCCACGCCCACGCCGTCGTCGATCGCGTCTTCTGGGAGTAGCGGCCCGCCGCCGGGCGAGAATCCGCACGCCTGTCAGGCGATCCGGCCCGTGTAACCCAAACGACGCATCCGTATGTCATGATGTGCGATGTCGGGCCGCGACCGACCCCCCCAGAGGTCGCGGCCCGACGCCCAATTTTGCTCGAGCGTGTCGGATACCGAGCTCGCCGCACGGTCCTCGCTCCGCTCGGACCGCGGGCTTCACTCGGTGCCTTCGCCGCCGTCCGACACCCTGCCGAGCCGCGGTCGAGGTTCGCCCAGGGCGAGGTCGGCCGGCGGCCGGAACTGTTGCGGTTTGGTCCCAAACCGCAACAATTCGGGCCCGGATCGTGCAGTCTCTGCCCAATTGCAACGTGTTCCACCCTGCTTCGGCGTGACGGCCGCCGATCGCCCCGGAGTCAGCGACCACGCACCACAGTGGCCGCCGTCACGCTACCCAAGTACCTGTGACGGCGAGTAGCGTCTTCCGGAGAGATACCGGAGGTATGCCATGCTCCCCGTCGTTGAACAGCCGCCGCCCGCCGGAGGCGCGGCGCTCGACCAGGTCCTCATCGCCGCGGCGGCGTTCGCCGTCATCTACGTCCCGCTCGGGATCTTCCTGCTGCGCGAGCGGGAGGGGAGGCCGACCGTCATCGGGCGGCTGGCGGACCGGGTGGCGGCGGTCGACGGGATGCCGCGGTGGGCGGGGCTGCCGAGCTATCTCGCCGTGATCGCGCTGGTGACCGCGGGCTTCGGCGTCTACTGGGACGTGCCGATCCACATGCAGAACGGCCGCGACGAGGGGCCGCTGGCCAACCCGTCGCACTACCCGATCATGCTCGGCATCTTCGGCTTCCTCGCCGCGGGCGTGATCTCGGCGGGGCTGGCGAAGGACCCGCTGCCGCGTCGTACGGTCCGGCTGACGCCGAGATGGCGCGTCCCGATGGGCAGCATGGTGCTGCTCGGGGCGGGCCTGATCGCGGCCGCCGGGTTCCCGGCCGACGACGTGTGGCACCGGCTGTTCGGCCAGGACGTCACCGAGTGGGGCCCGACGCACGTGATGATGATCGGCGGCGCGGTGACCTGCGTCTTCGCCGTCCCGCTGCTGTACGCCGAGGCCGCGCAGGTCGGTCGTCCGCCCGCGGCCCGCTGGGCCTGGCTCGGCGCGCTGGCGACGGGCGGCCTGCGGGCGTTCGGCCGGATCCTGCCGCCGGTACGACGCGAGGTGCCGCCGGACGCGCTGGCCGATCGTGGCGCGTGGGCGACCCGGACCTTCCTCACCATCGCGGTGGGCGGCTGCATCATCCCGGTCGCCTTCCTCATGGAGTTCGACCTCGGCGTGCCGCAGTTCCCGGCGGCCACCCTGTTCGTCATCTCCGGGTTCCTGACCGCGTGGATCTTCCTCACCTGCCGGCTGTTCTTCGGCCCCGGCGGGGCACTCGTCGGCTGGCTGACCTACACCGGCATCCGCGGCGTGATCTTCCTCGTCACGCTGCCGATCCCCGACATCCACCGGGCGCACTGGCTGCTGTTCCTCGGCGCCGCGGTCTGCATCGAGCTGCTCGCGCTGGTGGTGAGCAGCCGCGGCCCGGTCTTCGCCGCGCTGGCCGGCCTGCTCGCCGGGACCGTCGGGCTGGCCACCGAGTGGTGGTGGATGGAGCTGTTCCTGCCCTACCCGCTGCCGCCGGAGCGGCAGCAGATGCCGTTCCTGCTGGCGGTCGGTGGTCTCGCCGCGATCGGTGGCGGCCTGCTCGCCTGGTCGTTCGCGCGCAACCTCGAGCGGATCGCGGACCTGCCCCGCGCCGCCGCGCCGACGCGCGCGGAGGCCGCCGCGGGCCGCTGGCTCGGCACCACCGGGACCCTGGTGTTCGTCGTGCTCATGGGGATCTTCGCGCCACCGGCCAGCGCCGGCGAGGTGGAGGTCGTCCGGGACTGCGAGGACGACGTCTGCCGCACGACGTACGAGCCCGTCGCCGGGACCGACGTGATCATGGGCCATGTCTCCTACGCCGAGGACTGCATCGGCGAGGAGCGCTGCGCCTCGGTCGTGACCGTCCGGCTCGACCCGGTCGACGCCGCGGACGACGCGGTGTGGATCGCCGCGCTGGCCTACCAGGGCAAGCACGAGAACGACCCCGCGATCCCCGGCGACGGCGTGCTCAGCATCGCCATGGCGCCCACCGGTCGTGCGGGGGAGTACCGCAGCACCGACCCGCTGCCGCTCTACGGCAGCTGGAAGACGCTGGTGCGCCTGCACCGGGCCCCGACGACGATGGTCTCGATCCCCCTGCACATGCCCGAGGACGCCGCGATCGAGGGCCCGGCCGCCGGCCTGGTGCAGGTCGACGACGGCACCGACGTGGCGTTCGTGCACGAGCCGTTCCTGCTGCAGCGCGAGCGCAAGCCGGAGGTCCCGGTCTGGCTGTGGAGCGTGATGTACGGCGTCGTGATCGCCTCGTGGCTGGGTCTGCTCGCGTTCTACGGCTGGCTGTACGCCGCCGCCGGGCGCGAGCGCGGGGACGTCCCCGCCACCACCGGGAGCT harbors:
- a CDS encoding ABC transporter permease, which gives rise to MLPVVEQPPPAGGAALDQVLIAAAAFAVIYVPLGIFLLREREGRPTVIGRLADRVAAVDGMPRWAGLPSYLAVIALVTAGFGVYWDVPIHMQNGRDEGPLANPSHYPIMLGIFGFLAAGVISAGLAKDPLPRRTVRLTPRWRVPMGSMVLLGAGLIAAAGFPADDVWHRLFGQDVTEWGPTHVMMIGGAVTCVFAVPLLYAEAAQVGRPPAARWAWLGALATGGLRAFGRILPPVRREVPPDALADRGAWATRTFLTIAVGGCIIPVAFLMEFDLGVPQFPAATLFVISGFLTAWIFLTCRLFFGPGGALVGWLTYTGIRGVIFLVTLPIPDIHRAHWLLFLGAAVCIELLALVVSSRGPVFAALAGLLAGTVGLATEWWWMELFLPYPLPPERQQMPFLLAVGGLAAIGGGLLAWSFARNLERIADLPRAAAPTRAEAAAGRWLGTTGTLVFVVLMGIFAPPASAGEVEVVRDCEDDVCRTTYEPVAGTDVIMGHVSYAEDCIGEERCASVVTVRLDPVDAADDAVWIAALAYQGKHENDPAIPGDGVLSIAMAPTGRAGEYRSTDPLPLYGSWKTLVRLHRAPTTMVSIPLHMPEDAAIEGPAAGLVQVDDGTDVAFVHEPFLLQRERKPEVPVWLWSVMYGVVIASWLGLLAFYGWLYAAAGRERGDVPATTGS
- a CDS encoding bifunctional [glutamine synthetase] adenylyltransferase/[glutamine synthetase]-adenylyl-L-tyrosine phosphorylase, translated to MNRATQRTELLRLGFVDLDRALADLDQLGAGATDLLAFLGRTADPDAALRGLCRLADAADEADDRAELLRAVRDDEGTAMRLLCVLGASAALADHLATHPEQWRELADPALGSTRPAAWAVRAALLDAVAGRPDREAVDALRVEYRRHLLRLAARDLTHHLGVDDAAAELSDLAAGTLDAALAVARERVGEDADAVRLAVIAMGKCGGHELNYVSDVDVVFVHEPADPDADDSTAAAVGRIAARLAAQMMQVCADHTGEGTIWPVDAALRPEGKAGPLSRTLASHQSYYERWAEPWEFQALLKARPVAGDLALGRAFVTMVAPMVWSVADREGFVDAARAMRRRVLDHIPAKEADRQLKLGAGGLRDVEFAVQLLQLVHGRADESIRPPTTLSALARLTEGGYVGREDGEALHRAYAFLRQLEHRIQLHRLQRTHVVPSDEASLRRLGRSLGFHKESEKRLEETWQDHRREVSRLHQKIFYRPLLSAVARIASDEVRLSSEAAGARLAALGYADPQAALRNLEALTAGVSRTAAIQRTLLPAMLQWFAECPDPDGGLFGFRRISEALGRTPWYLSTLRDEGEAAERMAHLLATSRYCTDLLEREPAGVRLLGGDLHPLGSAAMTEEMLATGRRQAGFEKGVRAVRAVRRRELLRIAAGDVLGLIDVADVGFALTRLTDATLEATLQGAIESTCRARGLDAAPTRMAIVAMGRYGGFELSYGSDADVLFVHEPVEGAEAHEAATFARIVAEEVRRVLAVPGPDPALVVDADLRPEGRQGPLVRTLDAYAAYYAKWSHVWEAQALLRADAVVGDADLRERFTALIDPLRYPVGGLTEDDVIEVRRIKGRVDKERLPRGADPALHLKLGRGGLADIEWTVQLLQLRHGAEIPGLRTTQTLAALTAAAEADLITHDDALTLGASWRLATRVRNAVLLARGRAGDEFPRAVLERRAVAGILGYQLTETDRLLDDYLRVTRHAHAVVDRVFWE